One genomic window of Eptesicus fuscus isolate TK198812 chromosome 6, DD_ASM_mEF_20220401, whole genome shotgun sequence includes the following:
- the GDF1 gene encoding embryonic growth/differentiation factor 1, translated as MPPLLCRPGHRLLLLLFALLLPSPFPARGPAAPGPAASLLQALGLRDAPRGAPKSRSVPPIMWRLFRRRDPQEARVSPRRTPPGATLRPCHVEELGVAGNIVRHIPGRGARARTTEPSAPEQCPKWTLLFDLSSVEPAELPSRARLELRFAGEEAAAAETEGGWELSVAQAAEEVVAGPVLLRQAVVSLRTPVRAELLGATWAHNASVPRSLRLVLALRPRATGTCGHLAEASLLLVTLDPRLCHPLARPRREAEPSVGGGHGGSCRARRLYVSFREVGWHHWVIAPRGFLANYCQGQCSLPATLPGPGGPPALNHAVLRALMHSAAPGPAGLPCCVPARLSPISVLFFDNSDNVVLRHYEDMVVDECGCR; from the exons ATGCCACCGTTGCTCTGCCGTCCTGGCCaccgccttctcctcctcctcttcgccCTGCTGCTGCCCTCGCCTTTCCCGGcccgcggccccgcggccccggggCCCGCCGCCTCTCTGCTCCAGGCTCTCGGGCTGCGCGACGCGCCCCGGGGCGCACCAAAGTCCCGGTCCGTACCCCCCATCATGTGGCGCCTGTTCCGTcgccgggacccccaggaggccaGGGTCAGCCCACGACGGACGCCCCCGGGGGCCACCCTACGACCGTGTCACGTGGAGGAGCTGGGGGTCGCCGGAAACATCGTGCGCCACATCCCGGGCCGCG GTGCACGCGCCCGGACCACGGAGCCTTCGGCGCCAGAGCAGTGTCCGAAATGGACTCTCCTCTTCGACCTGTCGTCTGTGGAACCCGCCGAGCTCCCCAGCCGAGCCCGTCTGGAGCTGCGCTTCGCAGGGGAGGAAGCGGCTGCGGCGGAGACAGAAGGCGGCTGGGAGCTAAGCGTTGCGCAGGCGGCCGAGGAAGTGGTCGCAGGCCCAGTGCTGCTCCGCCAGGCAGTGGTCTCCCTGCGGACACCGGTGCGCGCCGAGCTGCTGGGCGCCACCTGGGCCCACAACGCCTCAGTACCACGCAGCCTCCGCCTGGTGCTGGCGCTGCGCCCCCGGGCCACGGGCACCTGCGGGCATTTGGCTGAGGCCTCACTGTTGTTGGTGACCCTTGACCCGCGCCTGTGCCACCCCTTAGCCCGGCCGCGGCGCGAGGCTGAGCCCTCAGTGGGTGGCGGCCACGGGGGTTCCTGTCGCGCCAGGCGGCTCTACGTAAGCTTCCGCGAGGTGGGCTGGCATCACTGGGTCATCGCGCCGCGCGGTTTCCTGGCCAACTACTGCCAGGGCCAGTGCTCGCTGCCCGCCACGCTGCCCGGGCCCGGCGGGCCGCCCGCGCTCAACCACGCCGTGCTGCGCGCGCTCATGCACtcggcagcccccggtcctgccGGCCTGCCCTGCTGTGTTCCCGCGCGCCTGTCACCAATCTCCGTGCTCTTCTTCGACAACAGCGACAACGTGGTCCTGCGGCACTATGAGGATATGGTGGTGGATGAGTGCGGCTGCCGCTGA